Proteins from a single region of Streptomyces spinoverrucosus:
- a CDS encoding RNA polymerase sigma factor SigF, whose amino-acid sequence MSPRLDASHTRTATSTPPSEHLDPIAQDSETFAAHQDDLGVQDDVLAGLPEIPPYDEVGPVDARALSKTLFERLESLEEGTHEYSYVRNTLVELNLALVKFAASRFRSRSEPMEDIIQVGTIGLIKAIDRFELSRGVEFPTFAMPTIIGEIKRFFRDTSWSVRVPRRLQELRLDLAKAGDELAQKFDRAPTVAELAERLGLSHDEVVEGMAASNAYTASSLDAQPEEDDSEGALADRIGYEDHGLEGIEYVESLKPLIAELPHRDRKILSLRFVANMTQSEIGEELGISQMHVSRLLSRTLGRLRKALTVEE is encoded by the coding sequence ATGTCACCCCGGCTCGACGCATCGCATACCCGGACGGCGACGTCGACACCCCCTTCGGAACATCTGGATCCCATCGCGCAGGACAGCGAGACGTTCGCGGCCCACCAGGACGACCTCGGCGTCCAGGACGACGTACTGGCCGGACTTCCGGAGATCCCCCCGTACGACGAGGTCGGTCCCGTCGATGCGCGGGCCCTGTCCAAGACCCTCTTCGAGCGGCTGGAATCGCTCGAGGAAGGCACGCACGAATACTCCTACGTGCGCAACACGCTCGTCGAACTCAACCTCGCCCTGGTCAAGTTCGCCGCCTCCCGCTTCCGCTCCCGCAGCGAGCCGATGGAGGACATCATCCAGGTCGGCACCATCGGCCTTATCAAGGCGATCGACCGTTTCGAACTCAGCCGTGGCGTCGAGTTCCCCACGTTCGCCATGCCAACCATCATCGGCGAGATCAAGCGTTTCTTCCGTGACACCTCGTGGTCCGTGCGCGTCCCGCGCCGGCTGCAGGAGCTCCGGCTCGACCTGGCCAAGGCCGGCGACGAGCTGGCCCAGAAGTTCGACCGCGCACCCACGGTGGCGGAACTGGCGGAGCGGCTCGGGCTGTCCCACGACGAGGTCGTCGAGGGCATGGCCGCGTCCAATGCCTACACGGCCTCCTCGCTGGACGCGCAGCCCGAGGAGGACGACAGCGAGGGCGCCCTCGCGGACCGGATCGGCTACGAGGACCACGGGCTCGAAGGCATCGAGTACGTCGAGTCCCTCAAGCCCCTGATCGCCGAACTCCCGCACCGGGACCGGAAGATCCTCTCCCTGCGTTTCGTCGCCAACATGACCCAGTCGGAGATCGGCGAGGAGCTGGGTATCTCGCAGATGCATGTGTCGCGGCTGTTGTCGCGGACGTTGGGGCGACTGCGGAAGGCGCTGACGGTCGAGGAGTGA
- a CDS encoding STAS domain-containing protein: protein MDHGTVGSAQSGRLLVEVREAGSSAVVTPAGELDHHTADLLREPLDECLAKGFSRLVVDCSRLEFCDSTGLNVLLGARLKAEDAGGGVHLAGMQPVVARVFEITGAEAVFTVHDTVEAALSGEDEAD from the coding sequence ATGGACCACGGGACGGTCGGCAGCGCACAGTCGGGCCGGCTTCTGGTGGAGGTGCGGGAAGCGGGCTCCAGCGCCGTCGTGACTCCGGCGGGTGAGCTGGATCACCACACCGCCGATCTGTTGCGCGAACCACTCGACGAATGCCTCGCCAAAGGTTTCAGCCGTCTGGTCGTGGACTGCTCACGGCTGGAATTCTGCGACTCCACGGGACTCAACGTGCTGCTCGGCGCCCGCCTGAAGGCGGAGGACGCCGGGGGCGGAGTGCATCTGGCCGGGATGCAGCCCGTGGTGGCTCGTGTGTTCGAAATCACAGGGGCTGAGGCGGTCTTCACCGTGCACGACACGGTCGAGGCCGCCCTGTCCGGCGAGGACGAGGCCGACTGA